The DNA window TTCTGGATGAGTCATAAAAAAGTGCAATAATTTAAATTCAGTCGGACCGATATCAATCACAGCCTCACCAGCAGAAACGCGGTGAGCAACAGGATCAAGCTGTAAACCACTAATATCAATAACTGTATCTTGAGTCATTGGCGCAACGCGACGCATTACCGCATTTAACCGAGCAATCAATTCTTTTGGTGAGAATGGTTTAGTGATGTAATCATCCGCCCCCACTTCCAAACCTTTCACCTTATCTTCCTCTTCACCACGTGCAGTTAACATCACGACAGGTATAGAGGATAAATGCGGTTGAGATTTTAGGTGTTTAATATATTTAATGCCACTACCACCAGGTAACATCCAATCTAATAAGATTAGATTAGGGTAAGGTTCAACAAGCCGCTCTACCGCCTCGTTATAATCCCCAGCTTCAACAACATCAAATCCCTTTTGTTCTAATGCAAAACACAGCATTTCACGGATCGCAAGTTCATCTTCAACTACTAAAATTCGCTTAGACACTTTAAATATCCTTTACTATTCTTCCCTTAATAACCGTCGCCAGTCAGTAAAAGATTTATATTTAAATGATGAAAGAACCACTTATCTTTCGACTTTAACTGAAAGTGATTATCAGCTCAATATGTTTCAGTATTATTACATTGATGAATTTTTTATTAAAAATACGATTAAGACCTAACAAATGTCATGAATCAGCTATCAATATAATTTTTAATTAATGTACTGATTTTAATAATTAAACTAAAAGTTAGAATAAAATACTTATCGCTTCAAATTAGCGTTATTCTATTAAATTAAGGTGTTGATTGATGGATGTTTAGCCACTAGGCAAACTTGTATTTCCAACATCCTTGAGTATACTGGTTATCCAAACAGTTGATACCAAGGTCCTGCT is part of the Moritella viscosa genome and encodes:
- the phoB gene encoding response regulator homolog PhoB (phosphate regulon transcriptional regulatory protein) encodes the protein MSKRILVVEDELAIREMLCFALEQKGFDVVEAGDYNEAVERLVEPYPNLILLDWMLPGGSGIKYIKHLKSQPHLSSIPVVMLTARGEEEDKVKGLEVGADDYITKPFSPKELIARLNAVMRRVAPMTQDTVIDISGLQLDPVAHRVSAGEAVIDIGPTEFKLLHFFMTHPERVYSREQLLDNVWGMNVYVEDRTVDVHIRRLRKALTPSEHDKYVQTVRGAGYRFSIR